Part of the Leifsonia soli genome is shown below.
GGCCGCCGCCTACGCGACGCACGCGGGCATCCAGGCCGTCGTGCTCGTGCCCGAGGGCAAGATCGCGATGGGCAAGCTCAGCCAGGCGATCGCGCACAACGCTCAGCTGCTGCAGGTGCAGGGCAACTTCGACGACTGTCTCGACATCGCGCGCGAGCTGGCCACGAACTACCCGGTGCACCTGGTGAACTCGGTGAACCCGGACCGCATCGAGGGGCAGAAGACCGCCGCCTTCGAGGTCGTGGAGGCGCTGGGCGACGCCCCGGACTTCCACCTGGTCCCGGTCGGCAACGCCGGCAACTACACCGCATACCACCGCGGGTACAGCGAGGAGCTGCAGCGCGGCGAGGCGACCAAGCTGCCGCGGATGTTCGGCTTCCAGGCGTCGGGGAGCGCTCCGATCGTCCTCGGCCACGCCGTGAAGGACCCCGACACGATCGCCACCGCGATCCGCATCGGCAACCCGGCGTCGTGGGAGCTCGCTCTGAACGCCCGCGACGACAGCGACGGCTGGTTCGGCGCGATCGACGACGCCAAGATCCTCGAGGCGCACCGCATCCTGTCCG
Proteins encoded:
- the thrC gene encoding threonine synthase, producing the protein MPQPKAYSRQWRGVLREYADRLNISDATPIVTLGEGGTPLIPAPALSARTGADVYVKFEGMNPTGSFKDRGMTMAISKAVEHGAKAVICASTGNTSASAAAYATHAGIQAVVLVPEGKIAMGKLSQAIAHNAQLLQVQGNFDDCLDIARELATNYPVHLVNSVNPDRIEGQKTAAFEVVEALGDAPDFHLVPVGNAGNYTAYHRGYSEELQRGEATKLPRMFGFQASGSAPIVLGHAVKDPDTIATAIRIGNPASWELALNARDDSDGWFGAIDDAKILEAHRILSAEVGIFVEPASAISVAGLLERSEAGMIPAGATVVLTVTGHGLKDPQWALRTADGSDVQPTVVPVDTTAIADVLGLAPAGQTSAAEATA